DNA from Aggregatimonas sangjinii:
TTGTTCGATCACGCCTGTAAACCCTTGTTGGCGGATTTTATGACTAAGATTGATACGGACGTTATCGGCAAAGCCTATGGAAAAGGAAATCATGTAGACAACGCCAAACTGATAACGGTAAATAAGGCCCTAAGGGAGCATCCTGTGGAAATCGTAGGTGCACGCCTACGAGAGTCGATGACCGCAATGAAACCAATCGTATAAGAATATAGCGCGGCTGTCTAAAAGTCTGATTCTTTACTATTTGTCCCATCGAGCGCAGTCGAGATGTTTTGAACCCCAGTGGTCTTCTTAACTGCGCCGGCCTGCTGGCATTGCAGGCTAGAAATGACAGTTTAGTAGCCAATTTAGACAGCCTTTTTTTACTTGTTTTCTTATCCTGCTGCATCAAAAATAGTGAAGCGACGCTACATGCGGAATCAAGATGGTAAGATACCGACACCGTATACGGCAGTGCTAGAAAGGAGAGTACCTTTTCACATTACGAATGGGAAATCTTCAAAAACCAGCAGTTCGGTTTTGAATGTGATTTGCTATAAATATTATTTGCAATTAGGTTATATAGTCCATAATTTTTACTAAACCCATAAACCCATAAACCCATAAACCCATAAACCACTAACTCACTAAATCACTAACTTAATAACCCAATAACCCAGTAGTAACCCAAACAGCCCCGAAACATTAAAAAACAAGCTATGAGCAGCACAACGAACACCATCCCCGCCGAATACCAAATCACCGAAACCATTGACCAACGCCATTACCTTGTAGGTGGCGAGCTCAAGGAATGGAAAGGGAACACCACCGAAGTACATTCCACCATTTCCTCCACCGAAAACTATGCGCCGACCTTGCTGGGGAGCATTCCCGATATGGGAGAGCCCGAAGCAATGGACGCGCTGCAAGCGGCCTTAAAGGCCTACGGGAAAGGACAAGGTGCCTGGCCGACGATGCATGTAAAGGACCGTATTTCGTGTATGGAGGTTTTTGTGGGGAAGATGAAAACGAAACGCCAGGAAATCGTGAAACTACTCATGTGGGAAATTGGTAAATCCTTGCCTGATTCGGAAAAAGAGTTCGACCGTACCGTTGAATATATTAACGATACCATTGAGGATTACAAGGAATTGGATCGCACTGCCGCAAAATTTCAGAAGCAAAGTGGGGTATATGCCCATATCAAAAGAGGGCCGCTCGGCGTGGTGTTGTGCTTGGGACCCTATAACTATCCCTTAAACGAAACCTTTGCCTTGTTGATTCCCGCGATTATTATGGGGAATACCACTATTTTTAAACCGGCCAAACACGGGGTGTTGTTGATTACGCCTCTGTTGGAAGCCTTCCAATCCAGTTTTCCGAAGGGTGTCGTCAATATCATTTTCGGAAGGGGTAGGGCAGTAGCGGCTCCCATCATGCAAACCGGAAAAGTAGATGTGCTGGCCTTGATCGGAAATAGTAAATCGGCGAATGCCCTGCAGGATCAACACCCAAAAAGCAACCGTTTACGCCTAGTATTGGGCTTGGAGGCCAAAAATCCGGCGATCATACTGCCCGATGCCGATATGGAGTTGACCTTGGACGAGGTGATTGCAGGAACGCTATCGTTTAACGGACAGCGGTGTACGGCCCTAAAAGTGGTCTACGTACATGATGACATTAAAGAGCAATTCAACAGCAAGTTCGCCCAACGGGTAGATGCGCTTAAATTCGGAAATCCATGGGACGAAGGTGTAAAACTGACCCCGCTTCCAGAACCTCAAAAACCAGCCTACGTTCAGGAACTTATTGATGATGCAGTGGCCAAAGGCGCTAAAATATTGAATAAAAAGGGAGGGCAACATTTTGACAATTACATCTGGCCAGCAGTGCTTTATCCGGTCACCAAGGATATGCGAGTATACCAAGAAGAGCAGTTCGGCCCGATCATTCCCTTGGTA
Protein-coding regions in this window:
- a CDS encoding NADP-dependent glyceraldehyde-3-phosphate dehydrogenase — translated: MSSTTNTIPAEYQITETIDQRHYLVGGELKEWKGNTTEVHSTISSTENYAPTLLGSIPDMGEPEAMDALQAALKAYGKGQGAWPTMHVKDRISCMEVFVGKMKTKRQEIVKLLMWEIGKSLPDSEKEFDRTVEYINDTIEDYKELDRTAAKFQKQSGVYAHIKRGPLGVVLCLGPYNYPLNETFALLIPAIIMGNTTIFKPAKHGVLLITPLLEAFQSSFPKGVVNIIFGRGRAVAAPIMQTGKVDVLALIGNSKSANALQDQHPKSNRLRLVLGLEAKNPAIILPDADMELTLDEVIAGTLSFNGQRCTALKVVYVHDDIKEQFNSKFAQRVDALKFGNPWDEGVKLTPLPEPQKPAYVQELIDDAVAKGAKILNKKGGQHFDNYIWPAVLYPVTKDMRVYQEEQFGPIIPLVPFSNIEEPLDDMAESNYGQQVSLFGKDVYALAPLIDTLVNLVCRVNLNSSCQRGPDVYPFTGRKDSAQATLSVHDALRSFSIRTFVAFKDNELNNEVIEQLLEAKLSNFVSTDYIL